The DNA segment TACAGCCGTTCTCGTTCCAAGAATTTCACCGCTCCTTATTCTCCGCGTTCTTATTTTCTGCGGTACTTGGTCATGTCTATGGCCACCGCCACCGCGATGATCGCGCCCTTGATGACCTGCTGCCACATGGGCGACACGTTGATGAACTGGAGGCCGTACTGGATGACGGTGAAGATCAGCACGCCCGAGACGATGCCGCTGACCTTGCCGATTCCGCCGTTCAGCGAGACGCCGCCCACCACGCAGGCCGCGATGGCGTCCAGCTCGTAGCCCGTGCCGTACTGGTTGGTGGCCCCGGCGGTTCGGGCCGCCTCCAGGACGCCCGCCACGCCGTAGAGGGCCGAGGCCAGGATGAAGATGCACATGACGGACCGGAACACGTTGATCCCCGCGACGACCGCCGCCTCGCGGTTGCCCCCGATGGCGTAGACGTTCTTGCCGAACACCGTCTTGTTGAGGATGAACCAGATGACGGCACAGATCACGCCCGCGATGGGGATCAGGATGGAGATGCCCGGGAACCCGCCCGGCTTGGAGCTGACGAACAGCTTCGTCTGGCCCAGGGCCGCGAAATCGGCCCTGACGCCTCCGATGGGCTGTGAGTTGTTGGGCGGAAGGTCGAAGTAGAGCGAGCAGGCCCCGTAGATGATGACCATCACCGCCAGGGTGGCGATGAAGGGGTGCATGTCGTACTTGGCCACCAGAAAGCCGTTGAGCGCGCCGAAGAGCATGCAGGCGAGGATGGCCAGAAGGATGGGGAGCCAGAGGCCAACCTGCGGCAGGTCGGGGAAGAAGCGGTTGGCGTAGGTGGCCGTCTGGAGCATGGAGGTGGAGATGACCGCGGCCAGCCCCACCATACGGCCGGCGGAGAGGTCCGTCCCCGCGATCAAAAGGGTGAAGCAGATCCCGAGCGCGATGATCAGGCGCGTGGAGGACTGGGTCAGGATGTCCAAAGCGACCCTGAGCTGCATGAACCGCGGCTGGATGACGCAGATGACCACGACCAGCACCAGCATCGCCAGCAGGATGGCGTAGTTGGTCATGAAGGCGCCGAACGTTTTGGAGGAGAACACCACGTCCCCGCTCAGCCCCTCCCGCGGCCTCACGGCCGCGATCAGGCCCTTGAGCCCCACCACCGCGCCGATGAGCATCAGGAACACGGGCAGATCGTAGATCCGGCGCAGGTTGAGCGCCTCCTTCACCGGGGCCAGGAACGACGCCGACTGGGCCAGCTCCAGGGCCGCCCCCAGGACCAGCAGAACGACGCCGAGAATGCAGAAAAAGCGGTTGTACCGAGCACGCGAAATGCGTTTTTCCTTCATGGAACTTCCCTCCCGCCTCTATTTGGAAAACTGGGTCGCCAGGCGCATGATCTCCACCTGATCGAACCGGTCGCGGTCCAGCATCCCGGTGACGCGCCCCTCGCACATCACCATGATGCGGTCGGACATGCCCATCAGCTCGGGCATCTCCGAGGAGATCATGATGATCGACTTTCCCTCTGCGATCTGGCTCAGCATGATGGTGTAGATCTCGAACTTGGCCCCGACGTCGATGCCGCGCGTTGGCTCGTCCAGGATCAGGATGTCCGAGTTGGTCAGGAGCCAGCGGGCGATCAGCACCTTCTGCTGGTTTCCGCCCGAGAGGTCCTGAATGAGGGTCGCGAGGGACGGGGTCTTGACGTTCAGCTCCCGGCAGGAGGCGCGGGCCGCGTCGGTTCGCCTCCGCTCGCTGAGCACGCCTACGTGGGCGTACTCACTCTGGTTGGCCACCACCGCATTTTCCAGGACCGGCAGGAT comes from the Fretibacterium sp. OH1220_COT-178 genome and includes:
- the mglC gene encoding galactose/methyl galactoside ABC transporter permease MglC — translated: MKEKRISRARYNRFFCILGVVLLVLGAALELAQSASFLAPVKEALNLRRIYDLPVFLMLIGAVVGLKGLIAAVRPREGLSGDVVFSSKTFGAFMTNYAILLAMLVLVVVICVIQPRFMQLRVALDILTQSSTRLIIALGICFTLLIAGTDLSAGRMVGLAAVISTSMLQTATYANRFFPDLPQVGLWLPILLAILACMLFGALNGFLVAKYDMHPFIATLAVMVIIYGACSLYFDLPPNNSQPIGGVRADFAALGQTKLFVSSKPGGFPGISILIPIAGVICAVIWFILNKTVFGKNVYAIGGNREAAVVAGINVFRSVMCIFILASALYGVAGVLEAARTAGATNQYGTGYELDAIAACVVGGVSLNGGIGKVSGIVSGVLIFTVIQYGLQFINVSPMWQQVIKGAIIAVAVAIDMTKYRRK